In Papaver somniferum cultivar HN1 chromosome 1, ASM357369v1, whole genome shotgun sequence, a genomic segment contains:
- the LOC113271900 gene encoding copper transporter 1-like: MNSRLVGDVVLFNNVLFNDWPGNSTGMYVLSLVVVFVLSLLVEWLGNCSIVRADSAHAAAGIVRSIVHTVRVGLAYLVMLGVMSFNGGIFIVAFLGHGLGYFAFGSQVFIKTDNKNKTTPDSICAA; encoded by the exons ATGAATTCTAGATTGgtaggcgatgtggtactatttaacaatG TTTTATTCAATGATTGGCCAGGGAATAGTACTGGTATGTACGTTTTGTCTTTGGTTGTGGTGTTTGTACTGTCATTGCTTGTAGAATGGCTTGGCAATTGTTCAATCGTTAGAGCTGATTCTGCTCATGCTGCTGCTGGAATTGTGAGGAGTATAGTTCATACAGTTAGGGTTGGATTAGCTTACTTGGTTATGCTTGGTGTTATGTCTTTTAATGGTGGTATTTTCATTGTTGCTTTTCTTGGACATGGTTTAGGGTATTTTGCATTTGGTTCGCAGGTTTTTATCAAGACTGATAATAAGAATAAAACTACTCCTGATTCGATTTGTGCAGCATGA